Part of the Candidatus Micrarchaeota archaeon genome, ATATATCTAATCATACCTGTATTTCTTACGATTGTTGTTCAGATGTTGATTGTTCACCGGCCGAGGCATGTATAGATCATGAATGCGTAGCACGAAATGTACAGATTATAACAAATTATTCTGAAGATCAGTTAATCGTGACAGTAGCCTATGAAGATGGTGCACCTGCAGCGTTTTATCCGGTTGTCGTAAAGACTGAATCAGGTAAAACTATAACTACAACTACTGATGTTCATGGTCGTGTTGAAATAGAATTAATTGGTGAGATCCCTGTCAAGGTGTTCGCTCGTGATGTTCAGTTAAACATCTCTAAAACCGAACATGTTCTGTTGCGAGAAACGACTTGTGAGATGTTTGATTTGGATTATGGATCTTATTATGACATTTGCTGGTATGTTTGGTTAGTTGGTGGGTTAATAATATCTGGGCTTTTATACATCTCAATGAAACTCTTTTTAAAGAAACAATTTGAGAGAAAAAAAGTAGTCCTCAAAAACGAAGAATAGACAAAAACGAAAGTTTTTTAATTTTATTTTAACAGAAGATAACGCAGTGGGCCAGTAGCTCAGCCTGGTTAGAGCGCCTGTCTGATAAGCAGGAGGTCGCCGGTTCGAAAAGATTTTATCATTATTTCGACATGCGGAAATCCGGCCTGGCCCACTATATCTCAAAACCTCTTATTTTTACGGTAGGTTCGGTGTATTTGTATGGATTTTTGTCCGTTTTGCAAATTGTGTTGATAGAAGGTAATCAATGTTGAAATTTCAAAAAGATTAAAATTTCTTTGTACCGAAAGTTCAGCATGACCCTTGCCTCTGCTGTTTCTGAAGGGATGACTGTTAACACGATAAAAACAGGTGTACGGACAAAGTACATTGTGGTCACAGGAGGCGTTCTTTCTGGCATAGGAAAAGGTACCGCAACTGCCAGTATCGGACGTTTGCTTCGTGGTGACGGAGTGGGAGATGTTGCTAACCGGATTGTTGTCGTAAAATGTGATGGTTATCTCAACGTTGATCCGGGTACGATGAACCCCATCGAACACGGTGAAGTATTCGTTCTCAACGACGGAACCGAAGTTGATATGGATTTTGGACATTACGAACGTTTCATAGGTGTTGAAGGTGGGGGTGATTGGAATGTCACTTCTGGTAAACTGTTCTCAAGGATCATAGAAAAGGAACGGAGAGGTGATTATCTCGGTAAAACGATCCAGATCGTTCCGCATGCAATCAACGAGATCCTGGCGTGGTGGGATGAAGTGAGGTCAAGAACAAATCCTGATTTTATGCTTATCGAGATCGGAGGTACCGTAGGTGACATAGAGAATTCCTGGTTCATCGAAGCCGCACGGAGGTTGAAACGTAAACATCCGAACGATACACTCTTCGTTCATCTTACCTATATCCCTATGCTTCATAACACCGGTGAACTTAAAACCAAACCTGCACAGAGGGACATTGCCCTGCTGAGGGAATTGGGAATTATGCCGGATGTTGTGATAGCGCGCAGTAAATATGCTCTTAACGATCGACTGAAACGTAAGATCTCTGATGCCGTTGACCTTGACCCTGACCGAATAATCTCAGGGATAGATGTGAACAATATCTATGAAATACCTCTGATGTTCGAAAAACAGGGTTTGGTAGACGTTATAAATGAGATCCTCGGTACCGAAGTGCATCCTGATCTCGATAAATGGAGAGAACTCGTTGAGATTATGAAAAACCCCAAACATAAGATTACTATCGCATTGTGCGGAAAATATACACAACTTCACGATTCGTATGCAAGCGTGATAGAAGCGCTCCATCATGCCGGTGCTCACCTTAATACTGAAATAGATATAAAATGGATCGAAACGACAGATATAGAAAACGGGTTGATTTCCGTAGCAGACGCATTGAACGGATGCGACGGTGTCATAGTTCCCGGCGGGTTCGGTAGCAGAGGTGCGGAAGGTAAGATAGAGGTAATAAATTATGCACGGGAACAGAAGATACCGCTCCTCGGGTTATGTTTTGGTATGCAGTTAGCGGTGGTTGAGTATGCAAGAAACGTATGCGGATTGAAAGGGGCGAACAGTACCGAGATCGATCCGGAAACGCGTTATCCTGTGATAGACATCCTGCCTGAGCAGAAGAACATCGATAGAAAAGGTGGAACGATGCGGTTGGGCGCATACACGGCAGTCCTTAAACCAAATACGTTGGTAAGACACCTTTACGGTAAAGATAGGGTTGATGAACGACATAGACACAGGTATGAGGTTAATCCAGAATACCACAAAATTTTAACCGAGAACGGGTTGGTAATCTCTGGAACATCCCCTGACGGTCGGCTCGTAGAATTCATCGAGTTACCTACCGATGTTCATCCGTATTTTGTTGCTACTCAGGCGCATCCCGAGTTCAGGTCCAGGTTCGAATCGCCTGCTCCCTTATTCTACGGGTTGGTCAAGAGCATACTGAAAATTAGACGGGAGATCGAATAAAACGAATGATTTAAAAACGTTGTGTGAAAAAACCGTTCAGAGGGATACGTCTATGATCAAAGAGGGATGGAACCTGTACAGAGAGAATTGGGTACGGTACAGTTTGATAGGTCTGCTTCTCTTCCTCTCTTTATTAACCGTTTACGTCGGTTACGAGTATACTTTTGGTGTTCTGATAAGCAGAATCGGTTTTACCCCAGAGATGTTTAAAGATTTTTCTCAACACCCTGAGCTTGTTCCACAGGATCTCCGTTTAAGGTTGATGGAGTTCTATGTGTTCCAATGGTTACCTCTCACGTTCGTATTCCTGCTTCTCTGTTTATTGATAATGACGATGTCCGCAACCTTCATCATAAAACCTATGCGTCCTTTACCGTTTATTAAAAAGAGTATGATAGCGTCTCTGTCGCTGTTCATACTGTTGTTTCTTGCGATCGTAATATTCGGATTGTTGGTCAGTATCCCTTTAAGTTCCGAGACCA contains:
- the pyrG gene encoding CTP synthase (glutamine hydrolyzing), translated to MTVNTIKTGVRTKYIVVTGGVLSGIGKGTATASIGRLLRGDGVGDVANRIVVVKCDGYLNVDPGTMNPIEHGEVFVLNDGTEVDMDFGHYERFIGVEGGGDWNVTSGKLFSRIIEKERRGDYLGKTIQIVPHAINEILAWWDEVRSRTNPDFMLIEIGGTVGDIENSWFIEAARRLKRKHPNDTLFVHLTYIPMLHNTGELKTKPAQRDIALLRELGIMPDVVIARSKYALNDRLKRKISDAVDLDPDRIISGIDVNNIYEIPLMFEKQGLVDVINEILGTEVHPDLDKWRELVEIMKNPKHKITIALCGKYTQLHDSYASVIEALHHAGAHLNTEIDIKWIETTDIENGLISVADALNGCDGVIVPGGFGSRGAEGKIEVINYAREQKIPLLGLCFGMQLAVVEYARNVCGLKGANSTEIDPETRYPVIDILPEQKNIDRKGGTMRLGAYTAVLKPNTLVRHLYGKDRVDERHRHRYEVNPEYHKILTENGLVISGTSPDGRLVEFIELPTDVHPYFVATQAHPEFRSRFESPAPLFYGLVKSILKIRREIE